The following DNA comes from Kaistia sp. 32K.
ATCGAGAGCGCCTGTGAGGAGTCGGCGCATGACTTCGCGGCGATCCTCGCGGACTCGGACCTGATCATCAATGCGAGCCTGCGCCACCTGTCGCGGACCGTGCTGCCGCCGGTGGACCCGACGGACGCGACGTTCCTGATCGCCAACTTCAATCCAGGCTCGTTCGACGGGCTCTATGAAGTCGAGCCGTGGACCGATTTCGACGCCAAGTCGCCGCGGCTTTTGATCGACGAGCAGGGCGAGCTGGTCCCGTTCCAGTACATCAGCCCCGAAGGCAAGACGACCGGCCTGCAGCGGATCGCCTTCCGCGTCGCCATTCCGGGCTTCGGCTACCGGGTGCTGCGTTTCGCCAAGCGGGACGAGGGTCTCGCCGCGCCGAGCGTGCATTTCGGCCGCGCGCTTTCGATCGACAACCTCGTCGTCGAGACGGCCGGCTGGCACCTGGCCATCGACCGTGCGACCGGCGCCATCGTCAAGCTGGTCAACAAGGCGAGCGGCCTCTCCGTGTTCACCGGCCCGGCGCATCAGGGGATCCTGATCGACGATCCGACCGATACCTGGAGCCACGGCATCGACCGTTTCGCCTTCGACGGCGAGACCGCGACGCTCGAGGCGCTCAACCTGCTCGAGGAAGGCAAGCTTCGCCGCGCCGTCGAGATCATCACCCGCGTCGGCGTCAGCCGCTTCGCGACGACGGTCATCCTGCCGGAGCAGGCGGACCTGCCGGTCGACCTGCGCGTTCGTCTCGACTGGCACGAGAAGCACAAGCTGTTCCGGATCGCCTATCCGCTGGCTGGCTCACGCTTCGAATATGAGGTGCCGGCCGGCTGGACCGAACGGCCCGACGACGGCAAGGAAGTCTTCGGCCATCGCTGGGTCCGTGCCGTCCGCGACGGCGTGACGGTGACGCTGATCAACGACGCGAAGTACAGCTACGCCGCCAAGGACGGCACGCTCTACATCTCGGCGACCCGCGCCCCGGTCTACGCCCACCACGATCCGATCAAGCTCGAGCCCGGCGCCGTCTATCGCTATCTCGACCAGGGCGAGCAGGTCTTCGCGATCCGCATCCATGCCGGCGCCGAGGCGTCCCGCTCCGAGGCGATGCGGCTTGCCGACGAACTGCTGAAGCCGCCGGTCGCGACGCCGCATGTCAGCCGTGGCGGCAGCAAGCCGCACACGGGCCAGTGGCTCGACGTCCAGGGCGAGGCGGGCGCTGTGATCGCGCTCAAGATCGCTGAGGACAGTGACGCCACGGTCCTGCGGGCGATCGAGCTTGACGGGGAGGGCGGCACGCTCCGCGTCGATGGCGCGTCCGTCGACATCGCTCCGCGCGGCATCGTCTCGGCGCGGCTCGACGGCGCCGTTCTCACGGAGATCGACGGTCTTGAGCGCTGATACGCCGAACCTGCTCGGCATCGACATCGGTGGCACCAAGACCGCCATCGTTGTCGGCTCGCCCGACGGGAAGATTGTCGAGCGGTTCCAGTTCGCCTCGCTGGCCGAGCGTGGGCTGGAACCGATGCTCGGTGATATCGAGAGTCATGCGCAGACGATGCGCGACCGGTTTCCGGGCATCGCGGCGATCGGCGTGTCTGTCGGCGGACCGGTCGATGCCGAGGCGGGGATGGTTCTCGGCCCGCCCAACCTGCCCGGATGGGATGCCGTGCCGCTCGCGGCGCGGCTCGCCGAACGCTTCGGCGTGCCGGCCCGGATCGAGCACGACGCCAAGGCGTGCGCGCTGGCGGAATGGCGCTACGGCGCCGGCCGCGGCACGCGCGACATGGTCTTCCTGACGCTGGGCACCGGCCTCGGCGCCGGCATCATCGCCGGCGGCCGGATCCTGCGCGGGCGCGGCAACCTGGCCGGCGAGGTCGGCCATTGGCGGGTGCATGAGGACGGGCCGCTGATCTATGGCAAGCGTGGCTCCTATGAGGGCTGGGCGAGCGGCGCCGGCCTGCCGGCGCTGGCCCGCTTCCTGAAGCCCGGTCAGTTCGACGAGCTGCTGGACACGGCAGAGCTCGGCGGCCGGGCGCGGAGCGGCGATGCGATGGCGATCGCGGTGATTGCCGAGGCGGGCCGTGCGCTGGGGCGCGGACTGGCGCTGCTGGTCGACCTGCTCGCACCCGAGGCCATCGTCCTCGGCAATCTCGCAAGCCGGCTCGGGCCGGACTTCCTCGACGCCGCGAAAGATGAACTCGCCAGGGAGGCGCTGCCGGCGCTGGCCGCGAACTGCCGCCTCCTGCATTGCGAACTCGGTGACGGGATCGGCGACATGGCCGCCCTCTCGGTTGCAGCCTCGGCGCTGCACAAGGAGCAGAATTGATGATCTTGCAGACTAGGATCGGCGACGCGACGCGAGCCTTCGAAGGCTTGACCCGCATGGAGCCGGACATCGAGCGCGCGGCGCAGTCGATCGTCTCGACCCTGCGTCGGGGTGGCCGCGTTCTGGTATGCGGCAATGGCGGCAGCGCGGCCGAAGGGCAGCATCTTGTGACCGAACTCGTCGGTCGCTACCGCTCGAACCGGCAGCCGCTGCCGGCTATCTATCTCGGCGGCGACGTCGGCCAGATGACTTGCATCGCCAATGATTTCACCTGGGATGACGTTTTTGCGCGGCCGTTGCGAGCGCTGGCCCAGCCGGGGGATCTGCTTCTCTGCCTCTCGACCAGCGGCACGTCGTCCAACATCATCGCCGCGCTGAGCGCCGCGCGCGAGATGGCGATCGAGAGCATCGCGCTGCTCGGCCGGTCCGGCGGCGACGCGGCCGCGCTGGCTGATCACCCCCTGATCGTGGCCTCGGCGGATACCGGGCGCATCCAGGAGGTGCATCTCTTTCTGATCCACTGGTTCTGCGAATACATTGAGGTGGCGTTCCCGGCCAAACCGGCGGCATCATCGATCCAGCTTAGTGCGTAAAGGAGCCTGAATGTCTCGCGCTCGCCGTGACGTCGAAACGATCCTGAAGGTGGCGCGCATGCGGTACGATCAGCGGCTCAGCCCCGCCGAGATCGCCCAGACGCTCGCCATTTCGGAATCGACGGTGAGCCGCGTGTTGCGGACGGCGATGGATCTCGGATTCGTCGAGGTCCAGGTGACCGCATCGGGCTGGCGTGATGCCGAACTGGAGCACCAGCTGATCCAGCGGTTCGGCCTCGCCGCCGCCGTCGTCGTCCAGAACCGGGAAACCGGAGGGCCGTTCGGCCTGCTGCCGCGCGCGCTCGCCAATGCGATCGAGGACAGGCTGACGAGCGGAACCATCATCGGCGTCTCCGATGGCGAGACGGTCGCGGCCCTCGCCGCGGCGGTCCGCCGGGGCAAGTCCGACGATGTCGATGTTGTTTCGATGATCGGCGGCCTGGGCGCGGCCCAGGTCCATACCTATTCGACCGAGATCGGCCGGCTCTTCGCGGCGAATGTCGGCGGTAGGGCGTGGCAGTTGCCGGCGCCCGCCGTCGTCGAGGACGTCGAGGCGGCCCGCTCGCTTCTCGGCATGGGGCTTGTTCGCTCGGTCTTCGAAAAGATGAACCGCGCCTCGATCGCCGTTGTCGGCGTCGGCGCGATGACACCGCAGGCCGCCGTGTTCAGCCACGGCATGATTGACCCCGCCGAGATCGACGCGATCAAGGCGAAAGGCGCTGTCGGCTCGATCTGCGCCCGCTTCTACGACAAGAACGGCTCTCCCATCCGCTCCGCCTTCGACGACCGCACCATTGCGATCGCGCTCGACGATCTGGCGAAGATCGAGCTCCGGTTCGGCGCCGCGCTCGGCTCAGGGAAGCGCGAGGCGATCGACGCGGCGCTCCGGGGTGGGCTGATCAACGCGCTGGCGACGGATGCCCCGACAGCGCAGGCGCTCCTGCAATAGACGTGCTGTGAGTGGAGACTCGCCGGCCGCAATTGGTCGCGACGTCAACCATGGGTTCTTTCACTCTGCGAATGCGCGCCGTCCACTCCGGTGTTCGCTGCATCGAGCTTGAGTTGGTCCGCCATGCGAACCAGCTCGGCAAGCGAACCGGCCTGCATCTTCTGCATCACCCGCGCCCTGCGAACCTTCACCGTGACTTCCTTGACGCCGAGTTCAGAGGCGATCTGCTTGTTCAGGAGCCCCCGGACGACCCGATTGAGCACGTCGCGCTCGCCGGCGTTGAGGTTTTCCCAACGTCGTTGAAGTTCCGAGGAAATCCGTGCCTGATCCAGCCTCTGCTGATCCCGGGCGATGGCAATCTGCACCGCGTCGAGCAGATCGTGATCGCGGAACGGCTTCGTCAGAAAGTCGACGGCCCCGTCCTTGATCGCCTTGACGCCCATGGCGATATCACCGTGGCCGGTGATGAAAACGACGGGAATCCGGATGTCGAGGCTCTCCATCTGAAGGTGGAAATCCGTCCCGCTCTGCTCGGGCATCCGGACGTCGAGAACGAGGCAGGCCGGACCCGTCGTGCGCGCGTGGTCGAGGAACTCGCGAACAGAGGAAAAGGCGACGGCCTGCAAGGCAACCGAGGCGAAGAGATCCTCGAGCGACACCCGCATCGAGCGATCATCGTCGATGATATAGACGACGGGGCGGGGAGGGTTCGATATCGTCATGCCGCCGCTCCCGTCGCCTTCACGTTGAAGAGGAAAATCACGCCCGGGCCGCCTGCGACCGGTTGCGTCCAGATGTGTCCGCCATTGTTCTCCACGATCGCGCGGCTGATGGTCAGGCCGAGGCCGAAGCCCCGCTCCTTCGTCGTCCAGAAGGCGTCGAACAGATGCTGCGCCGTCTCGGACGAGAGTCCGGGTCCGTTGTCCGAGATCGAGAACCGGATCTTTCCTGCAGGTTCCAGTTCGCTCGCGATCGCGAGCCGGAGCGTGCGGTCGGGGAGGGCCGATGCGGCCTCCATGGCGTTCAACACCAGATTGCCGACGACCTGCTGGATCTGGACCCGATCCGCGAATGCCGCCGGCAGCCCTTCGGCCAGCGACAGGGAGACTTCCGCGCCGGTTCGGGTCATGTCGCCTTGCGACAGCTCCAGAACCTCGCGGACCGCCTGGTTGAAATCGAATTCGGCCTTGCGCGGCGCCTCGCTTCTCGCCATGCCGCGCACGCGGGCGAGGATATCGCTGGCGCGGTTCGCGTCGCCCGCTATCCGCTCGACCGCCGCCAGGGCTTTCTCCACATTGGGCGGTTCCTGCGCCAGCCAGCGGCTGCACGCGCTGGCGCTGGTGGCAATAGCCCCGAGCGGCTGGCTGACCTCATGCGCGATCGAGGTCGTCAACTGGCCGAGTGTCGTCAGCCGGGCCATCCGCAACAACCGTTCGCGCGCCTCATGGGCCGATTGTTCCGCGGATTTCAGCTTCAGGCCCAGATAGGCCGTCACCCCGATGACCACCACGCTGATGGTCGTGTTGATGATGCCGACCTCATAGGCGCCGGAACGGGTGAGCTCGAAGCTCACAAGGGTCAGCAGGACGCTGGCGCCCGTCAGGATCACGACCGTGCGGACCGAGAGAAATTGCGTCGCGATCAGCAGGACCGCCGTGTAGAGGACAGCCGCCGCGACGGCGTAGTCGGTCACCGTATCGACGACGAAAATCACCGTCATGAGGGCGATCAACATGGCAAGCACGACCGTCGACCGCGAAATCGCGGGGACTCGTGATACCGCCTTCCTCAGCATGGCCCGGCCTTTCGAAAAGTCACCCCGGATGCCTCACGTCCCAGCGACGATCCGTTTCCATCCAAGCTTCCTGCAGCATGACGGCCGATACTAGCCTCTAAGCGCCTGCGATGCGCCAGCGTGCCGAGGTGATGCGCGGTTCCAGGCTGAGCCGGCCGATGATCTGCTCGAGAAGACGATGCTGCCGGTCGTCGGCGTAGATCGAGGCGCAGACCTCGACGCGATCGGTTTCCTCGATATTGGTGCTCTCCAGTTCGCGGATGTGGAGCCGGTCGCCAAGGTCGCGCAGGAGCAGGGCCCGGACATGGGCTTCCGCCTCGCCATGGCAGATGATGCTGATGGCATAGCTGTTGTCGCCTTCGCTTTGGCCGATCGCCTGCCGGTCCAGCAGGCGAACCAGCGGTCGGAGCAGGCCATTCACCGCGATCACAAATGCTGTGGCGATGGCCGCATGGAAGAAGAAGCCGGCGCCGCAAAGCGTGCCGATCGCCGCGGAACACCACAGGGTGGCCGCGGTATTGAGCCCCCGGACGTTCAATCCTTCCTTGAAGATGATGCCCGCGCCGAGGAAGCCGATCCCCGAAACGACCTGTGCCGCGACGCGGGTCGGACTGGCATCCCCCGGGAAAAGGCCGGCGAAGACCACGAACATCGATGCCCCGAGTGCGACCAGCGTGTTGGTGCGCAACCCGGCCATCCGCTGATGCAATTGCCGCTCGAAACCGATCAGGCCGCCCAGGAGAAACGCGCTGCCCAGAGCGGCCACCGTCGGCACGAGACTTTCCCAATTCACGTCCATCTTCGCCTGCTACCAACTTCCTTTGCGGAGAAGCCTTATCGAGGCCCGGTTCAGGCGATTGGCCCAGCGGAAGAGCAGGCCCACCTCGGCGCGGCTGAGAAAGCCGCTTCGGGCCAACTTCATCGTCACCTCGAACAGCCTGTGCGAAGCGGCTGCCATCAGCCAGCACAACCACCGCTCGATGCGGCAGCGCATGCGCGCCAGAAAGCCCTTGGGACGCTTGCGGGATGGCTCCGCAGCCGGTCGGTAGGGCGGGGGCGTGCGACGCGGCGCCGGCGACGACGCGGAGGTATTGACGAACGCCAGAGCGAACGGGGCATCGCGCATGGCAGGTCTCCTTTGACCCTTCAGGATTTTCGTGGGATTGGCGATGGCGGGCGGCGACGATCGCCGCCCGCCATCGCGTTTGTTTCCGGTCAGCCGATCACAGCCACTGGCGGAAGCGGCGGGTGTAGAAAGTCTTCATGGTCTGGGCGACGAGGCAGTAGCTGAGCAGCGTTCCGGCCAGCCAGGGGAAGTATTCCCACGGCAGCGGCTGCAGGCCGACCATCGCGCCGAGCGGCGAGAAGGGGATGTAGATGCCGAGGACGCAGACGAGCCCGGTCATCAGCATCACCGGCAGCGCCGCCGTGCTCTGGATGAACGGGATCCTCTGGGTGCGCAGCATGTGCACCACCAGCGTCTGCGACAGCAGGCCCTCGATGAACCAGCCCGACTGGAACAGCGACTGGTGCTCGGGCGTGTTGGCCGCGAAGACGAACCACATCAGCGCGAAAGTCGTGATGTCGAAGATCGACGACGTCGGTCCGATCCAGATCATGAAGCGGCCGATGTTCCTGGCGTCCCACTTGCGCGGCTTCTTCAGGAACTCCTCGTCCATCCGGTCCCAGGGCAGCGACAGCTGCGAGATGTCGTACATCAAATTCTGGATGAGGAGATGGATCGCCAGCATCGGCAGGAAGGGAATGAAGGCGCTCGCGACCAGCACCGAGAACACGTTGCCGAAGTTCGAGCTCGCGGTCATGTTCAGGTACTTGATGATGTTGCCGAAGGTCTCGCGTCCCTTGATGACGCCTTCCTCCAGGACCATCAGGCTCTTTTCCAGAAGGATGATGTCGGCCGATTCCTTGGCGATGTCCGTGCCGCTGTCGACCGAGATGCCGACATCGGCATCGCGGAGCGCCGGGGCGTCGTTGATGCCGTCGCCCAGGAAGCCGACCGTATGGCCGTTGGCCTGCAGCGCCTTCAGCACGCGCGACTTCTGCAATGGCGTCAGCTTGGCGAAGATCGTCCGTTCCTCGACCGCGACGCGGAGCGCGTCGTCGTCGAGCTTCTCGATCTCCCGGCCCAGAAGCGGGATGCCTGGCTCCAGCCCGACCTCGCGGCAGATCTTCGTGGTGACGACCTCGTTGTCGCCGGTCAGCACCTTGACCGTCACGCCATGGGCGGCGAGAGCGGCGATGGCCGGCCCGGCCGTCTCCTTGGGCGGATCGAGGAAGGTGACGAAGCCCTGGACGACGAGATCCCTCTCGTCGCTGATGGTGTAGCGAGCCTTGGACTCCACATCCGGAATGTCGCGCGTGGCCAGCACCAGAACGCGGAAGCCCTCGGCGTTGTAGGCCCGCGCCATGGCGGCCAGCCGCTCGCGCTCGGCATCGCCGAGATCGCGCGTGGCATCGCCGTCCCGGACGCGCGTCGAGATCGACAGCATCTCCTCCACCGCGCCCTTGCAAACGAGCAGCTGGCTTCCCTTGCCGTCCTCGACCACGACCGACAGCCGCCGCCGGACGAAATCGAAGGGCAGTTCGTCGACCTTGCGATAGGCCATCGCGGAATGCAGGACCTCGGGCGACCGCTCGGCGAACTGGACCACGGCCTGGTCCATCAGGTTCTTGATGCCGCTCTGGTGATGGCTGTTGAGCCAGGCGAGCCGGAGCACGCTGCCGTCGCGCTTGCCCTCGACATCGACATGATGCTCCAGGATGATCTTGTCCTGGGTCAGCGTGCCGGTCTTGTCGGTGCACAGCACGTCCATCGCGCCGAAATTCTGGATGGCGTTGAGGCGCTTCACCACGACCTTGCGCCGCGCCATGGCCACCGCGCCCTTGGCGAGGTTGGACGAGACGATCATCGGCAGCATTTCCGGCGTCAGGCCGACGGCGACCGCCAGCGCGAACAGAAGGGCCTCCATCCAGTCGCCCTTGGTCAGCCCGTTGATCAGGAAGACGATCGGCACCATCACCAGCATGAAGCGGATCAAAAGCCAGCTCACGCTGTTGACGCCGCGGTCGAACGCCGTTTCCGCCCGCGACCCGACAATCGCCTTGGCCAGCGAGCCGAAATAGGTTCGCGTGCCGGTTGCCACCACGACAGCCGTGGCGGTACCGGAGACCACGTTCGTGCCCATGAAGCAGATGCTGGGCAGATCGAGCAGGCCGGCCTGGTCGTCGGCGATGGCGGCTGCCGACTTTTCGGCGACGGCCCCCAGCGTGTCGTACTTCTCGACGGGCAGCGCCTCGCCGGTCAGCGCTGCCTGGCTGACGAACAGGTCGCGCGACTCGACGAGGCGAACGTCGGCCGGGATCATGTCGCCGGCCGAAAGCCGCACGATGTCGCCCGCCACGATCTGCGCCATCGGGACTTCGCGGATTTCCGGTCGCGACGTCGCGGTTGCGCGGCGCACCACGGTAGCCGTGGTCCGCACCATCGCCTTCAGTGAATCGGCGGCCTTGCCGGAGCGGTATTCCTGCCAGAAGCGAAGCAGGGCGCTCAGGATCACCATGGTGACGATGATGGTGACCCCGGTGAAGTCGGCATCCTCGCCCTCGCGCAGCGGCAGGATGATGTCCGTGACCGCGTTGATGGCGGCCAGCACGATCAGCACCGCGATGAACGGGTTCTTGAACGCCAGCAGGAATTGAACGAGCGCGTGCGGCCGCTTGTCGTGCGCCACCTCGTTCGGTCCGGACTCGGCAAGACGGCTCTCGGCTTCGGCGAAGGTCAGGCCGTCGAGACGGCCATCGACGTTCGCAAGCGTCATGTCGATGTCGTTGCGGGCCTCGATGACCGCCCGCATCGACAGTTTGCGGTTGTCCAGCTTCTCGGCCTTCAGCGAGGCTGGTTTTACGGCAGTGTTCATTGGCGTGATCTCCTGCCGCGTGTCACGGCAACGACGCCGAGCTTTCGACAGGAAAGCTCGGGCCGAGCGGCGAGGCGCGGTCGGTTGGGTTGAAGGATCGATTGGGAAGGTCGGCCGCCGTCGGCAGGCCGCGCGCGGCTAGGCCTGCGGCGCGCCGGGCGGCAGTTGCCGTCGCCCCGGCAAGGGCGTGCCGATCCTGCGCCCCAGCCGATGCAGGCGGGGGCGCAGGATGATCGAGGCGAGCATCAGCGCGAGGACGATCGAGGTCGCCGTGCCGGCCAGGATCGAGGTCATCGGAACGACCCCGCACCGCGCGATGGCTGGACCGCGGCGAGGATCAAGCCCGCGCGCTCGATCCAGGGGCGGGACAGCCATTCGGCGATCTCGTCACCATCGGTCGTCCACCGGCATTCGACCCGGCCTGTGTCGGGATTGACCGACCAGACGGCCACCGGCCGTGGGTCCGTCGAGGCCGATTTGGCGCGGAACGTCGGGAAGGACGGCGCGGCGGCCGCGGCTCCGATTTTGGGGGAGAAAGCGCTCGCGGAAAAGAAGCGAGCGTTGTTGCGAGCGGATACGCTCCGCGAGGCGAAGAATACGAGGTTCATGTCTCACTCCTTGACGCGCCGCGCCGGCCGTCAGGGCGAGACCGATTTCTCAGACCCGACCGAATGGCCCTTGCGGCACGTTTATTCGACTACTGTCGCTGGGCATTTCAGGGTTTCCATTTGACTGTCGGAGGACTTCGCCGTCCGAACGCCGCACCAATATCAAGGCGATCGATGTACATCCATCCCAAAAGCGGCGCTTCGAAAAGGCAATCGAATAGGACGGATATACCAAAGGATATCATCGACTTGTGGTTGCTTCCCCGTCCCGGCGGGGCGGGGTTTCTTGGGCCCTTGCCGCGCCAGATCTCCGGTCGCAGGACAGGGGCAATAGCCACATCTCGGCAGGCAAGCGACCCATGGTTTGCCAGGATGTTTCTGCGCCCGACGCGTCCTGGCGCCGCCATGCCTGCTGCTTCGCTTGTCGTTCGGCGGCCCAAATAGGCGTCACCCGATTATCAATCGGTCAAAACCCACAAAATGCACCCGTCATAGCCCGCCAGGTCTAGGCTTTTCCAAACTGGCACACCCTTTGCAATTGGCTGTTCTGACCGTTTGCCAGGCATGGCGGTCTCAAGAACGACAAAGGGGAACTCGATGAATTCGGAATTCAATCGTCGTCGTTTTCTGCAGGGAGCAGCCGGCGCAGCCGCTGCAGCCGGATTGATGCAGATAAATCCCGACTTCTTTATCTCTTCGGCCTACGCGCAGTCCGGCAAGGCCATGACCTTCCTGTCGGCCGAGAACATCACCGGCAATTGGGATCCGACGGCCCACACGACCCTGTCCCAGAAGAACATCGAAGGCTTCGTCATGGGCTTCC
Coding sequences within:
- a CDS encoding sensor histidine kinase is translated as MLRKAVSRVPAISRSTVVLAMLIALMTVIFVVDTVTDYAVAAAVLYTAVLLIATQFLSVRTVVILTGASVLLTLVSFELTRSGAYEVGIINTTISVVVIGVTAYLGLKLKSAEQSAHEARERLLRMARLTTLGQLTTSIAHEVSQPLGAIATSASACSRWLAQEPPNVEKALAAVERIAGDANRASDILARVRGMARSEAPRKAEFDFNQAVREVLELSQGDMTRTGAEVSLSLAEGLPAAFADRVQIQQVVGNLVLNAMEAASALPDRTLRLAIASELEPAGKIRFSISDNGPGLSSETAQHLFDAFWTTKERGFGLGLTISRAIVENNGGHIWTQPVAGGPGVIFLFNVKATGAAA
- a CDS encoding sugar-binding transcriptional regulator — translated: MSRARRDVETILKVARMRYDQRLSPAEIAQTLAISESTVSRVLRTAMDLGFVEVQVTASGWRDAELEHQLIQRFGLAAAVVVQNRETGGPFGLLPRALANAIEDRLTSGTIIGVSDGETVAALAAAVRRGKSDDVDVVSMIGGLGAAQVHTYSTEIGRLFAANVGGRAWQLPAPAVVEDVEAARSLLGMGLVRSVFEKMNRASIAVVGVGAMTPQAAVFSHGMIDPAEIDAIKAKGAVGSICARFYDKNGSPIRSAFDDRTIAIALDDLAKIELRFGAALGSGKREAIDAALRGGLINALATDAPTAQALLQ
- a CDS encoding response regulator transcription factor, whose translation is MTISNPPRPVVYIIDDDRSMRVSLEDLFASVALQAVAFSSVREFLDHARTTGPACLVLDVRMPEQSGTDFHLQMESLDIRIPVVFITGHGDIAMGVKAIKDGAVDFLTKPFRDHDLLDAVQIAIARDQQRLDQARISSELQRRWENLNAGERDVLNRVVRGLLNKQIASELGVKEVTVKVRRARVMQKMQAGSLAELVRMADQLKLDAANTGVDGAHSQSERTHG
- a CDS encoding alpha-mannosidase — encoded protein: MLHMIGNAHLDPVWLWRWTEGCAEAIGTCWAAIDRLDEGQDFVFTRGEAQVYAWIEEFDLPLFERIRHYIAEGRWVVVNGWWIQPDCNLPSGEAIIRQALYGKRYFKEKFGIDVPVGYNVDSFGHAATFPMLLRHTGSDSYVFMRPGPHEMELPSNLFDWVSPDGSRVPTFRIQIAYHTSPRNMSVDDKIAYHQKLTEEEGHPFMCFYGVGNHGGGPTKDNIARIEAQKANGVDVDFSDPNRYFTEVRDRNLVEVDTELQFHAIGCYAVAAELKALNRRAEARLNQAEAAATLAFREAGVPYPRAALTELWRKLMFNQFHDTLGGTSIESACEESAHDFAAILADSDLIINASLRHLSRTVLPPVDPTDATFLIANFNPGSFDGLYEVEPWTDFDAKSPRLLIDEQGELVPFQYISPEGKTTGLQRIAFRVAIPGFGYRVLRFAKRDEGLAAPSVHFGRALSIDNLVVETAGWHLAIDRATGAIVKLVNKASGLSVFTGPAHQGILIDDPTDTWSHGIDRFAFDGETATLEALNLLEEGKLRRAVEIITRVGVSRFATTVILPEQADLPVDLRVRLDWHEKHKLFRIAYPLAGSRFEYEVPAGWTERPDDGKEVFGHRWVRAVRDGVTVTLINDAKYSYAAKDGTLYISATRAPVYAHHDPIKLEPGAVYRYLDQGEQVFAIRIHAGAEASRSEAMRLADELLKPPVATPHVSRGGSKPHTGQWLDVQGEAGAVIALKIAEDSDATVLRAIELDGEGGTLRVDGASVDIAPRGIVSARLDGAVLTEIDGLER
- a CDS encoding ROK family protein — translated: MSADTPNLLGIDIGGTKTAIVVGSPDGKIVERFQFASLAERGLEPMLGDIESHAQTMRDRFPGIAAIGVSVGGPVDAEAGMVLGPPNLPGWDAVPLAARLAERFGVPARIEHDAKACALAEWRYGAGRGTRDMVFLTLGTGLGAGIIAGGRILRGRGNLAGEVGHWRVHEDGPLIYGKRGSYEGWASGAGLPALARFLKPGQFDELLDTAELGGRARSGDAMAIAVIAEAGRALGRGLALLVDLLAPEAIVLGNLASRLGPDFLDAAKDELAREALPALAANCRLLHCELGDGIGDMAALSVAASALHKEQN
- a CDS encoding MgtC/SapB family protein produces the protein MDVNWESLVPTVAALGSAFLLGGLIGFERQLHQRMAGLRTNTLVALGASMFVVFAGLFPGDASPTRVAAQVVSGIGFLGAGIIFKEGLNVRGLNTAATLWCSAAIGTLCGAGFFFHAAIATAFVIAVNGLLRPLVRLLDRQAIGQSEGDNSYAISIICHGEAEAHVRALLLRDLGDRLHIRELESTNIEETDRVEVCASIYADDRQHRLLEQIIGRLSLEPRITSARWRIAGA
- the mgtA gene encoding magnesium-translocating P-type ATPase → MNTAVKPASLKAEKLDNRKLSMRAVIEARNDIDMTLANVDGRLDGLTFAEAESRLAESGPNEVAHDKRPHALVQFLLAFKNPFIAVLIVLAAINAVTDIILPLREGEDADFTGVTIIVTMVILSALLRFWQEYRSGKAADSLKAMVRTTATVVRRATATSRPEIREVPMAQIVAGDIVRLSAGDMIPADVRLVESRDLFVSQAALTGEALPVEKYDTLGAVAEKSAAAIADDQAGLLDLPSICFMGTNVVSGTATAVVVATGTRTYFGSLAKAIVGSRAETAFDRGVNSVSWLLIRFMLVMVPIVFLINGLTKGDWMEALLFALAVAVGLTPEMLPMIVSSNLAKGAVAMARRKVVVKRLNAIQNFGAMDVLCTDKTGTLTQDKIILEHHVDVEGKRDGSVLRLAWLNSHHQSGIKNLMDQAVVQFAERSPEVLHSAMAYRKVDELPFDFVRRRLSVVVEDGKGSQLLVCKGAVEEMLSISTRVRDGDATRDLGDAERERLAAMARAYNAEGFRVLVLATRDIPDVESKARYTISDERDLVVQGFVTFLDPPKETAGPAIAALAAHGVTVKVLTGDNEVVTTKICREVGLEPGIPLLGREIEKLDDDALRVAVEERTIFAKLTPLQKSRVLKALQANGHTVGFLGDGINDAPALRDADVGISVDSGTDIAKESADIILLEKSLMVLEEGVIKGRETFGNIIKYLNMTASSNFGNVFSVLVASAFIPFLPMLAIHLLIQNLMYDISQLSLPWDRMDEEFLKKPRKWDARNIGRFMIWIGPTSSIFDITTFALMWFVFAANTPEHQSLFQSGWFIEGLLSQTLVVHMLRTQRIPFIQSTAALPVMLMTGLVCVLGIYIPFSPLGAMVGLQPLPWEYFPWLAGTLLSYCLVAQTMKTFYTRRFRQWL
- a CDS encoding SIS domain-containing protein — encoded protein: MILQTRIGDATRAFEGLTRMEPDIERAAQSIVSTLRRGGRVLVCGNGGSAAEGQHLVTELVGRYRSNRQPLPAIYLGGDVGQMTCIANDFTWDDVFARPLRALAQPGDLLLCLSTSGTSSNIIAALSAAREMAIESIALLGRSGGDAAALADHPLIVASADTGRIQEVHLFLIHWFCEYIEVAFPAKPAASSIQLSA